In the Malaya genurostris strain Urasoe2022 chromosome 1, Malgen_1.1, whole genome shotgun sequence genome, one interval contains:
- the LOC131429346 gene encoding uncharacterized protein LOC131429346 isoform X1, which translates to MASGRARLPPTPQANNSNGSASSSQPLAEMHTNNNTYALGGNRSGSIEDVDTSQMLENLTDHERQIILNVLNRDENVRQADAARIMLLRAELFHLRKKGNVKALVGGSLDRPNYIETTRSCSRCGVELGRIINRGAPCRSCRLRVCKGCREFSTRTTDWVCVVCHKQIELQAASEDWMSDYADSDERRTSVIAAKDYLPASDLIKKSIRRSWTISNAEDENRQTGQTADPQQYTHLPRKQSQSSYPSLVRYPYINPCSMTDYAQEDDFDNELQPPMGRRIPRQSTLPNPDAGMYYGSNNNLMPPSVSPKQLSPSPQYSPYHTDNENDDADPPQTQTSPIPARYKIRRQSTLPCRPNENHEIGPKLLATSPNSRTNLYCRSPDKSDSDPNPRYPPFVRQSTFPSNTSDPFFLQIQAHSQQQPQQPPPLPAGQQRQLPTSPNRILFNKSPDSGAESAGDGGSSGNTSIPRRFQMTRQATLPNPDQHVKLLPTSPPKKQLSPHSIKRSPEFARQSTLPAPDSMNSLSVHQHGPKFMPISPRQKQSFLFPQPAPAPRPFLSQQHFPTIADELATTPQQNPSTPSGSVGGPVGTGGPHHSSKMIKVRSHSNEEYSLNRGPHAPPIGTGVPSEGRRLLPEIPSNRSPRLVRQDHVREDSVNSEKRSPKQKTFAEAKQAMMDEYDLTNDSTTQLNFDEDEEASYYNNEETYDSYNIDRRLRSGMAPASTIKSAESFLNDSSPEYYYTDDYLKQGNKKESRLRRRKSRDLPVEPDTVASSNEDEPVKRKPETMRSISEESPGNKSVKPTPRRSLSHPEKDSQQMQSARKIEITKIPSPRPLVEILERAQKSIKLPSPRRKAFKSMDQACESDLIGMHQQFNPTPIGTTADTSVTTAAATTATTGNVGSTGAIARPGPRKISAFQQILQNQRLQKRDSKSLDIVASKLMEEKYGGYPDADEDKSKSLDDGIFCGDKNSDDNSSDEQINLIDKKHKSHLGEQEIQSAVEAAAVIFKKVVLQRREEKRTKDEGDYCVNPRHHKLPLLYQNSPGTTRRQLLYDDPTAGSSSSEPDSNLAKLPFTDCDDYRLVFISSDSSSKEEECDSSSTTSSAYTRHSIALDDCDWDYFEPGISTTKTLLYDITTTSQSHRNSPRKRSIIQQSPLTSPMLYRRQRSGSFYSSNPTYDTATDDEFLTHTESSSSPTRSEGFFEHLEDYRNLEKLKSDICKCDCGFKTHFVPVPVPVPIPVPMATFHNWSQKEQLETILKDQTQNELIKQLWRNCSESALFEFKPTNGNCMHSPLCCQHVQKGMKKPKITTDSQEMDRLGSGQSESNVPSANQSEQQGTYVGRNVGRKMHSNRNNNNNNNNNNNNTNDASSCTGVDVSLAQKLFRNGDFPSSSSASKSKIDPLTSTELTAEVITSLRHSALSLPCDGNDLTAHGRDDKNLKPTAATTTTTGAAINPHKIAFGSENSLTSTGTQEPNVSRCSSGSSNSSSSGNGSGGSSNSSGDEKLCEKPKSNKRNPTVHHRRSHEAIKNEQPLVTVQVQKPVTSRCGVSESVIITAQGREKEKQQPQQQVYGKDNNNINEELVNQLDGSGNATALCNTYNDIANSVQSCRTAILVAESSEGKKENYAEISSGEVSCEQNISDRVTCDDSTYQSFDNDSMITVGKGIDADPPAAVGELTGYLLSESRFSSSQSSVSSNEDEDMTEKHLSESVQRDYDVTSEPILLKVKGLPASGEDTVSTASSYSSSDDTDTDDTGTIADRRPAGARKFFQVMVVNTHSDVESSDSDISSSTSSNCLNQDSRTNLKVSNSSIGDSGIVLKHIRRIDSENERSSESEDFKPEISKYDQSEETIEQKIDLNEPILNEICQTTSSPSNIDEAKASTPTFNESSTSISTSSIEQHSWHEENIESCKQVASHHYNHPAKPTDAVPNTTTDDQCSANENKHSAPYTGEQLQQNVEKIADTTQASPPPPPPLPPPMLVDHDHAVNTKPTSVVNERSSNTDVNNSHVAAIHAANNRYKSLVLIGPDSGTTSMATESSVPSLKIGNIEQQRAANEQQPHVSIVTSHTTRIVSSSDDDDQQLQQQQQHPATSITVKHTNWISRAMQEDDEDDYGATIDMLPADDEPDRSLDRGLAGYFNFSLEQASPQTNRRPVKITTNESAITSVVSGRDGGSVCVNIQPSNSDGDEGLNEANMLDVAPISESVSMIKDSATVAECSSGRSSRNSNSSGSLNNSNKNGDVTVVTGANTLSAVICLEDGLADDDSWVEEASHDEEEFATTTATESDMDDSGEEISLGVDREEELRGYNRAAIDFTLHTIVEESCEDSEAESNRTSEAKRKNRISASELEKYFFYGLADGATGSVSQNFRDDSISESSSVCSEGLDSLGGAEESLGTSVESADLASSRLEKYFLTGFMGFTSERNESDGSGSVGSDSEGHPSPEQRRKRLVRARGAGRSQSSSLDNLLAKDTEIEQQGEGHECPDSSETDTCDESTNQMDKIENVYDTAKRKKKFSKKTETDDLKKYAEMQQLSLPYKSDKDGSEEDCRKTPQPDLPITNPLSESKKQNSRDSGFIGSNDDLLSNGDAIRSPELKLELEEIQEENKTDLKEESSSYKAPTVGPPPVSLVRKDSFNNWSSDEETNLMMSKMRQFFKTLVAASANSKTASRNSTPTVSEPNTPNHGTPVPKARNRSKPPQLVYFENELTRLMKTVPGIRDEQVREIVEYLSSEDTWSDSYDSSDYTSSDLEGAASQKSSLQQQISASCQQIINKFDTLEKEEHVDIGNGGLIEEPHALNKETAFVYQRLVASLSKMTKDEEKPANVTNSPPLIAKVMHHIGSRLVALMHEVSSGESHTSASPKSASMRYHQRKVQPNISASTTEDDDSTSECNMEKDEDLGYLLPRSKSHDLLLGDAKPHHHQSSNSGEMAGEEKEASDYERFSWRGSFESALLANGDSRSKLSILDNSTSSISVLAAKRRSAGDLLFNNQNLSREQLDRVRSCGSIGGEREDFESSKLWGSTQSQTTGRRRSSVADDTDSDDSTRNDNRLASRSTLPRSLQNTNATINTNSLPRLPTTNIQTIMQSAPVSSASTSSVVQKSHSVYHFLQNNVKSARYRAPGFNQRPPQTAPKRAVSAPGLQQPLYPRRERRRIQSNLSEEGSVTEPSGSPLFGTSGNRNGTAGGSNQELSNTTAATTGTPAGAPRSIATSPVGSATSEHWPSQSDEDIDRLVAMHQNRASLSSLGLRSDSMASVYSGAGEGRYGTVTVRGTIEFGMQYNYKQGALEIHVKQCKDLAAVDTKRNRSDPYVKVYLLPDKSKGGKRKTKVKKHTLNPVFDEILRFHMSLNGLQTRTLWITVWHSDMFGRNDFLGEVMMGLQDKVYENPAPQSYQLQERSEPFEDLSAYKGDLIVGLKYIPPDSESGTPQHHQHNGSSSGSGGGTLNLRKFSTKSITSTSSNSSGHSKGSLHVLVKEAKNLQPVKANGTCDAFCKSYLLPDKNRSSKQKTPVIKRSNSPVWNYTFIYEDVSLAELSERALELTIWDHDRLASNEFLGGVRFSLGTGKHGGKTVDWMDSTGKELSLWQSMINRPNFWVEGALVLRPSLDNAKFAS; encoded by the exons TGAGCTACAAGCAGCAAGTGAAGACTGGATGAGCGACTACGCGGATAGCGACGAACGCCGGACCTCGGTCATTGCGGCCAAGGATTACCTGCCCGCATCGGACCTCATCAAGAAGAGCATCCGGCGTTCTTGGACAATatcaa ATGCGGAAGATGAAAATCGCCAAACCGGGCAAACGGCAGATCCACAGCAATATACACATTTACCTCGTAAGCAATCGCAGAGCAGTTATCCTTCGTTGGTGCGATACCCGTACATAAACCCATGCAGTATGACCGATTATGCCCAGGAAGATGATTTTGACAATGAACTGCAACCGCCCATGGGACGCCGAATACCACGACAATCAACCTTACCGAATCCCGATGCCGGCATGTACTACGGTAGCAATAATAATCTGATGCCGCCGTCCGTGTCGCCGAAACAACTAAGTCCCAGTCCACAGTACAGTCCATACCATACGGACAATGAAAATGATGACGCAGATCCACCCCAGACACAAACCTCTCCGATACCGGCCCGATACAAAATACGTAGACAATCAACCCTACCTTGTAGACCGAATGAAAACCACGAGATCGGACCCAAACTGTTGGCAACTTCGCCAAACAGTCGAACAAACCTGTACTGTCGTTCTCCAGATAAATCCGACAGTGATCCAAACCCAAGATATCCACCGTTTGTACGTCAATCAACTTTTCCATCCAACACCAGTGATCCATTTTTCCTGCAAATTCAGGCTCATTCACAGCAACAACCACAACAGCCACCACCATTACCAGCTGGTCAACAACGCCAACTACCCACCTCACCCAATCGGATTTTATTTAACAAATCCCCCGACAGTGGTGCTGAATCGGCTGGTGACGGTGGAAGCTCCGGCAACACGTCGATACCCCGCCGTTTTCAGATGACCAGGCAAGCCACACTACCTAATCCCGATCAGCACGTGAAATTGCTTCCTACATCCCCTCCTAAAAAACAGCTATCACCGCACAGTATCAAACGCTCACCAGAGTTTGCACGTCAAAGCACACTCCCGGCACCAGATAGTATGAACTCGCTCTCGGTTCACCAGCACGGACCAAAATTCATGCCTATCTCACCAAGACAAAAGCAATCTTTTTTATTTCCACAACCAGCACCAGCACCACGTCCTTTTCTTTCACAACAGCATTTCCCAACAATAGCCGACGAGCTAGCAACTACACCCCAGCAAAACCCAAGCACTCCGAGTGGTAGTGTTGGTGGCCCCGTCGGAACCGGTGGTCCACATCACTCTTCCAAGATGATTAAAGTTCGTAGTCATAGTAACGAAGAATATAGTCTCAATAGAGGGCCCCATGCGCCCCCAATTGGAACTGGGGTACCAAGTGAAGGACGCAGGCTGCTGCCAGAAATACCGAGCAATCGCTCGCCAAGACTGGTACGTCAAGATCACGTTAGAGAAGACTCAGTAAACTCAGAAAAACGATCTCCCAAACAGAAAACTTTTGCTGAGGCGAAACAAGCGATGATGGACGAATACGACCTAACAAATGACTCGACCACGCAGTTGAACTTCGACGAAGATGAGGAAGCTAGTTACTACAACAACGAGGAAACGTACGACAGTTACAACATTGATCGGAGGTTACGTTCCGGGATGGCACCAGCCAGTACAATCAAAAGTGCGGAAAGTTTCCTGAACGATTCCAGCCCGGAGTATTACTATACGGACGATTATCTGAAGCAGGGAAATAAAAAGGAAAGCCGATTGCGCCGACGGAAATCACGGGATCTACCGGTGGAACCGGACACGGTAGCATCTTCCAACGAGGATGAACCGGTCAAACGCAAACCGGAAACAATGCGTTCGATTTCGGAGGAATCACCAGGAAACAAATCGGTCAAACCGACACCCCGACGATCGCTGTCCCATCCGGAGAAGGACTCACAG CAAATGCAAAGTGCACGGAAAATCGAAATTACAAAGATTCCATCGCCGCGTCCATTGGTCGAGATCCTCGAGCGAGCACAAAAATCAATCAAGCTACCGTCACCCCGCCGTAAAGCATTCAAATCAATGGATCAGGCATGCGAGTCGGACCTGATCGGAATGCATCAACAGTTTAATCCGACACCTATTGGAACGACAGCGGACACATCGgttacaacagcagcagcaacaacagcaaccaCAGGCAATGTGGGCAGTACAGGTGCGATTGCACGGCCTGGTCCTCGCAAAATTTCTGCCTTTCAACAGATACTTCAGAATCAGCGGTTGCAGAAACGAGATTCCAAAAGCTTGGACATTGTGGCATCTAAATTAATGGAAGAAAAGTATGGTGGTTATCCTGATGCCGACGAGGACAAATCCAAATCGCTGGACGATGGGATTTTCTGTGGTGATAAGAACAGTGATGACAACAGCAGTGACGAGCAAATCAATTTAATCGATAAAAAG CATAAATCGCACTTAGGCGAACAAGAGATTCAAAGCGCGGTGGAAGCGGCTGCAGTCATTTTCAAGAAGGTGGTCCTCCAACGACGGGAAGAGAAACGCACCAAAGATGAAG GCGACTACTGCGTCAATCCTCGGCACCATAAATTGCCATTGCTGTATCAAAACAGCCCAGGAACTACAAGAAGACAGTTGCTGTACGACGACCCGACTGCAGGCTCGTCGTCTTCCGAACCGGATAGCAACCTGGCCAAGCTGCCTTTCACTGACTgtgatgactaccgattggtgtTCATCAGCTCGGACTCGTCAAGTAAGGAAGAGGAATGTGATAGCAGCTCAACCACTTCTTCCGCTTACACACGGCACAGTATCGCTCTGGACGATTGCGATTGGGATTATTTTGAGCCAGGGATAAGCACAACGAAAACCCTTCTATATGACATTACAACCACTAGTCAGTCTCACAGGAACTCGCCCCGGAAGAGATCCATCATACAACAATCTCCACTAACATCACCGATGCTGTACAGAAGGCAACGTAGTGGCTCATTCTATTCGAGCAACCCAACCTATGATACCGCcacggatgatgaatttttaactcATACAGAATCCTCCTCTTCGCCCACCAGAAGCGAAGGATTTTTTGAACACCTGGAAGACTACCGCAATCTGGAAAAGTTGAAATCTGACATATGCAAATGTGACTGCGGTTTCAAGACCCATTTCGTGCCGGTTCCAGTTCCCGTTCCCATTCCGGTGCCAATGGCTACGTTTCACAATTGGTCACAGAAGGAACAGTTGGAAACGATTCTAAAAGATCAAACTCAGAACGAGCTAATCAAACAGCTATGGAGAAATTGTAGCGAGAGCGCACTTTTCGAATTTAAGCCCACTAACGGAAACTGCATGCATTCACCATTATGTTGCCAGCATGTTCAAAAGGGAATGAAGAAACCTAAAATTACCACCGATAGTCAGGAAATGGACCGATTAGGTTCTGGTCAGAGCGAATCAAATGTACCATCGGCAAACCAATCTGAGCAACAGGGGACCTATGTAGGCCGGAATGTTGGAAGAAAGATGCATAGTAatagaaacaataataataataataataacaacaacaacaacaccaacGATGCGAGTAGTTGTACTGGTGTAGATGTTTCTCTTGCCCAAAAGTTGTTTCGCAACGGCGATTTCCCTAGCAGCTCCAGTGCGAGTAAAAGTAAAATTGATCCATTGACTAGTACCGAACTGACCGCTGAAGTCATCACTAGTCTGCGCCACAGTGCTCTCTCATTACCATGTGACGGCAATGATCTTACCGCACACGGTAGAGATGATAAAAATTTAAAGCCCACGGCagcgacgacaacgacgacgggaGCTGCGATCAACCCCCACAAAATTGCTTTCGGCAGTGAAAATTCGCTGACCTCTACTGGAACACAAGAACCGAACGTTAGTCGTTGTAGTAGTGgtagtagtaatagtagtagTAGTGGTAATGGCAGTGGTGGTAGCAGCAACAGTAGTGGCGACGAGAAATTATGTGAAAAGCCCAAATCTAACAAAAGAAACCCTACAGTGCATCATCGTCGTAGTCACGAAGCCATTAAAAATGAACAGCCACTTGTGACCGTGCAAGTGCAAAAACCTGTAACGAGTCGGTGTGGTGTGAGTGAATCAGTAATAATAACTGCACAAGGGcgtgaaaaagaaaaacaacaaccaCAGCAACAAGTATATGGGAAAGACAACAACAACATAAACGAAGAACTAGTGAACCAGTTGGACGGCAGTGGTAATGCAACAGCTCTGTGTAATACGTACAATGACATCGCGAATAGCGTACAATCGTGCCGCACGGCGATATTAGTGGCCGAATCGAGTGAGGGCAAAAAGGAAAACTATGCTGAAATTTCGAGTGGCGAAGTTAGTTGTGAGCAAAATATTAGTGACAGGGTGACGTGTGATGATAGTACTTATCAGTCTTTCGATAACGACAGTATGATAACAGTTGGGAAGGGTATCGATGCGGATCCACCTGCAGCAGTGGGCGAACTGACAGGTTACCTGTtgtccgaaagtcgtttcagttCATCGCAGTCATCTGTGTCCAGTAACGAGGACGAGGACATGACCGAAAAGCATCTGTCCGAATCTGTGCAGCGTGACTATGATGTCACTAGTGAGCCAATTTTGTTGAAAGTGAAAGGTCTACCAGCTAGTGGTGAAGATACCGTATCGACAGCATCGTCGTACAGCTCGTCGGATGATACCGATACCGATGACACCGGGACAATCGCCGATCGAAGACCCGCTGgggcgagaaaatttttccaggtGATGGTGGTCAATACGCATTCCGATGTGGAATCAAGTGATTCGGATATTTCCAGCAGCACTTCTTCGAATTGTCTCAATCAGGATTCCAGAACCAATTTGAAGGTATCCAACAGTTCGATCGGTGATAGTGGAATTGTTTTGAAACACATACGACGAATAGATTCCGAGAACGAAAGAAGCAGTGAATCTGAAGATTTCAAGCCTGAGATTTCAAAATACGATCAATCAGAGGAAACGATTGAACAAAAAATAGATCTAAACGAACCTATCTTGAACGAAATTTGCCAAACTACCAGCAGCCCCAGCAACATTGACGAGGCAAAAGCTTCCACGCCAACATTCAACGAAAGCTCCACCAGTATAAGTACCTCTAGCATAGAGCAGCATAGCTGGCACGAGGAAAACATAGAATCGTGCAAACAGGTAGCCTCACACCACTACAACCACCCAGCGAAACCCACAGACGCAGTGCCGAATACAACTACTGACGATCAATGTAGTGCAAATGAAAACAAACACAGCGCACCGTATACAGGTGAGCAACTGCAGCAAAACGTAGAGAAAATAGCGGATACAACACAAGCATCACCACCACCGCCACCACCACTACCACCACCGATGCTAGTTGATCACGATCATGCCGTAAACACGAAACCAACCTCAGTTGTAAACGAACGATCGTCCAACACGGATGTAAATAATTCCCATGTAGCAGCGATCCATGCTGCCAACAATCGCTACAAAAGTTTAGTTTTGATTGGCCCCGACAGCGGTACGACTTCAATGGCAACCGAATCGTCTGTGCCGTCATTAAAAATTGGTAACATTGAGCAACAGCGCGCTGCTAATGAACAGCAGCCTCACGTGAGTATCGTCACGAGTCACACCACACGTATTGTGAGTagcagtgatgatgatgatcagcaactgcagcagcagcagcagcatccaGCCACTTCGATCACAGTTAAACATACCAATTGGATTTCGAGAGCAATGCAGGAGGACGACGAGGATGATTACGGGGCGACAATTGATATGTTGCCAGCAGACGACGAACCCGATCGATCGCTCGATCGTGGACTGGCAGGTTATTTTAATTTCTCATTGGAGCAGGCTTCACCGCAAACGAACAGGCGACCCGTGAAAATTACAACGAACGAAAGTGCAATAACTAGCGTAGTGTCGGGCAGGGACGGAGGAAGTGTTTGTGTCAATATCCAACCGAGTAATAGTGATGGTGATGAGGGGCTGAATGAAGCCAATATGTTAGATGTTGCCCCAATTAGTGAAAGTGTTTCTATGATAAAAGATAGTGCTACGGTGGCCGAGTGTAGTAGTGGGAGATCTAGCAGAAATAGTAACAgtagtggtagtcttaataacaGTAACAAGAATGGAGATGTAACGGTCGTGACAGGTGCGAATACACTCTCGGCAGTAATTTGTTTGGAAGATGGTTTAGCGGACGATGATTCGTGGGTGGAAGAAGCGAGTCATGATGAGGAAGAATTTGCGACCACAACCGCGACCGAGTCGGATATGGACGATTCGGGTGAAGAAATTTCGCTAGGTGTTGATCGTGAGGAGGAACTGCGAGGCTACAATCGGGCCGCGATTGATTTCACACTGCATACGATCGTGGAAGAGAGCTGCGAAGACAGTGAAGCAGAATCAAACCGCACATCGGAAGCCAAACGCAAAAACCGAATTTCAGCTTCCGagttagaaaaatattttttctatggCCTGGCTGATGGTGCAACAGGATCGGTATCGCAGAACTTTCGAGATGACAGTATCTCCGAAAGCAGTTCGGTTTGCAGTGAAGGTTTGGACTCTCTTGGTGGGGCCGAAGAATCCCTCGGTACATCGGTGGAATCCGCTGACCTTGCGTCATCCCGACTGGAAAAATATTTCCTTACAGGATTCATGGGATTTACGTCCGAACGTAATGAATCGGATGGAAGTGGTAGCGTTGGAAGTGACAGTGAAGGTCACCCAAGTCCAGAACAGCGCCGAAAACGGCTAGTTAGAGCCAGAGGGGCAGGACGATCCCAGAGCTCATCGCTAGACAATTTACTGGCGAAAGATACTGAGATTGAACAACAAGGCGAAGGTCACGAATGTCCCGATTCATCCGAAACGGACACCTGCGATGAGTCAACTAATCAAAtggataaaattgaaaatgtatacGATACTGCCAAACGAAAAAAGAAGTTTTCCAAAAAGACAGAGACGGATGATCTTAAGAAGTATGCTGAAATGCAACAACTGTCGCTACCCTACAAATCGGATAAAGATGGTTCGGAGGAAGATTGCAGGAAAACACCGCAACCTGATTTGCCGATAACGAATCCGTTATCCGAGAGTAAAAAGCAGAACAGTCGCGACAGTGGTTTCATAGGTAGCAATGATGATCTTTTGAGCAATGGCGACGCAATCAGATCTCCCGAGCTTAAGTTAGAACTGGAAGAAATTCAAGAAGAGAACAAAACTGATCTCAAAGAAGAAAGCAGTTCCTACAAGGCACCTACTGTCGGACCTCCTCCGGTTAGTCTTGTTCGGAAAGACAGCTTCAATAACTGGAGCTCGGATGAGGAAACTAATTTGATGATGTCCAAGATGAGACAGTTTTTCAAAACACTTGTTGCGGCTTCAGCAAATAGTAAAACTGCATCTAGAAATTCCACGCCCACAGTCAGTGAACCGAACACTCCGAACCATGGAACGCCAGTACCGAAAGCTCGTAACCGAAGCAAGCCACCGCAGTTGGTGTATTTTGAGAATGAGTTGACCAGACTGATGAAAACTGTTCCTGGAATAAGAGATGAACAAGTGCGAGAAATAGTCGAATATCTGAGTAGTGAAGATACGTGGTCGGATTCGTACGATTCGTCTGATTACACAAGTTCGGACTTGGAAGGGGCCGCTTCACAAAAATCCAGCCTACAACAACAGATTTCAGCAAGCTGTCAACAGATTATAAATAAGTTTGACACACTGGAAAAGGAAGAACACGTTGATATTGGTAATGGCGGATTGATCGAGGAACCACATGCACTGAACAAGGAAACGGCATTCGTTTACCAACGACTGGTGGCCTCACTATCCAAAATGACGAAAGACGAAGAGAAACCAGCCAATGTTACTAATTCGCCCCCGTTGATCGCAAAAGTGATGCATCATATTGGAAGTCGATTGGTGGCACTGATGCATGAAGTTAGTAGCGGTGAATCACATACAAGTGCATCACCCAAATCGGCCAGTATGCGGTATCATCAACGAAAGGTTCAACCTAATATATCAGCATCAACGACAGAGGATGATGATAGTACTTCCGAGTGTAACATGGAAAAGGACGAAGATCTGGGCTATCTGCTTCCGAGAAGTAAGAGTCATGATCTGCTACTTGGAGACGCCAAACCTCATCATCATCAGTCGTCCAATAGCGGCGAAATGGCTGGAGAAGAAAAGGAAGCTAGCGATTATGAGAGATTTTCATGGCGTGGAAGCTTCGAGTCAGCCTTACTAGCCAACGGGGATTCTCGATCAAAATTATCGATATTGGATAATTCAACGTCATCGATTTCAGTTCTAGCTGCCAAAAGACGCTCTGCGGGGGATTTACTCTTTAATAACCAAAATCTTAGCCGTGAACAATTGGATCGGGTTCGTAGCTGTGGTAGCATAGGTGGCGAACGAGAAGATTTCGAGTCTTCTAAACTGTGGGGCTCCACTCAGAGTCAAACGACAGGACGCCGAAGATCTAGCGTTGCTGACGATACCGATTCAGATGATTCTACTCGAAATGACAACCGTTTGGCCTCGAGATCTACATTACCTCGCAGTCTGCAGAACACAAATGCTACGATCAACACGAACTCATTGCCTCGTCTTCCAACAACGAACATTCAAACTATTATGCAATCCGCTCCCGTTAGTTCTGCATCTACTTCTTCGGTGGTACAGAAATCGCACAGTGTTTATCACTTCCTGCAGAATAATGTCAAAAGTGCCCGCTATCGTGCCCCCGGATTTAATCAACGACCGCCTCAAACGGCTCCAAAACGGGCCGTATCAGCTCCAGGTCTTCAGCAGCCCCTGTACCCACGACGAGAACGACGACGAATACAGAGTAATCTAAGTG AGGAAGGAAGTGTGACGGAGCCTAGCGGTTCACCACTTTTTGGAACATCAGGAAACCGTAATGGAACGGCCGGCGGCAGTAACCAGGAACTGTCCAATACAACGGCAGCAACAACAGGAACTCCGGCCGGAGCTCCGCGTAGCATTGCAACTAGTCCAGTCGGATCGGCCACGTCGGAACACTGGCCATCGCAGTCGGACGAAGACATCGATCGGCTAGTGGCAATGCATCAGAATCGAGCGTCGCTTAGTTCGCTTGGACTACGCTCAGACTCGATGGCTTCTGTTTACTCCGGTGCAGGCGAGGGACGGTACGGTACTGTTACGGTTCGTGGTACAATCGAATTCGGTATGCAGTACAATTACAAGCAGGGAGCCCTGGAGATACACGTCAAACAATGCAAAGACCTGGCGGCTGTTGATACcaagagaaatcgtagtgatcCGTATGTGAAG GTTTACCTTCTACCGGACAAATCAAAAGGTGGCAAGCGTAAAACTAAAGTAAAAAAACATACTTTGAATCCTGTTTTCGATGAGATACTGCGGTTTCATATGTCACTTAATGGATTGCAGACCAGGACTCTCTGGATCACGGTATGGCACTCCGATATGTTTGGTCGGAACGATTTCCTCGGCGAAGTCATGATGGGTTTGCAGGacaaagtttatgaaaatccggCACCCCAAAGTTATCAGCTACAAGAAAGG AGTGAACCCTTCGAAGATCTGTCCGCGTACAAAGGTGATCTCATTGTCGGGTTAAAATACATTCCACCGGATTCGGAAAGCGGAACACCCCAACATCATCAACACAACGGCAGTAGTAGTGGTAGCGGTGGTGGAACCCTCAATCTGCGTAAGTTTAGTACTAAATCGATAACTTCGACTTCGTCGAATTCGTCCGGACATAGTAAGGGATCATTACATGTACTGGTGAAGGAAGCGAAGAATCTTCAGCCGGTTAAGGCTAATGGAACCTGTGATGCATTTTGTAAAAG CTATCTTCTTCCTGACAAGAATCGTAGCTCGAAACAAAAGACTCCAGTGATAAAACGATCGAATTCACCCGTATGGAACTACACATTCATCTACGAGGATGTGTCTTTGGCGGAGCTGTCGGAGCGAGCACTGGAACTAACGATTTGGGATCACGATAGACTAGCGAGTAATGAATTTCTCGGGGGAGTTAGGTTTTCGCTTGGAACAG GCAAACATGGTGGCAAAACAGTGGACTGGATGGATTCCACCGGCAAGGAACTTTCTCTCTGGCAGAGTATGATAAACAGACCAAACTTTTGGGTGGAAGGTGCACTAGTCCTTCGACCTTCGTTAGATAATGCAAAATTCGCATCATAA